One genomic segment of Mastomys coucha isolate ucsf_1 unplaced genomic scaffold, UCSF_Mcou_1 pScaffold22, whole genome shotgun sequence includes these proteins:
- the LOC116070476 gene encoding MORF4 family-associated protein 1 has translation MRPLDAVDLAEPEEVEVLEPEEDFEQFLLPVIHEMREDIASLTRERGRAPVRNRGKLWEMDNMLIQIKTQVEASEESALNHLQGAGGAEPRGPRAEKADEKAQEMAKMAEMLVQLVRRIEKSESS, from the coding sequence ATGCGGCCCCTGGACGCAGTGGATCTGGCGGAGCCCGAGGAGGTGGAGGTGCTGGAGCCCGAGGAGGACTTCGAGCAGTTTCTGCTGCCCGTCATCCACGAGATGCGCGAGGACATCGCGTCGCTGACGCGCGAGCGCGGACGCGCGCCCGTGCGCAACCGGGGCAAGCTGTGGGAGATGGACAATATGCTGATCCAGATCAAGACGCAGGTGGAGGCCTCCGAGGAGAGCGCTCTCAACCACCTGCAGGGCGCGGGCGGCGCCGAGCCCCGCGGCCCCAGGGCGGAGAAGGCCGACGAGAAGGCTCAGGAGATGGCGAAGATGGCCGAGATGCTGGTGCAGCTCGTGCGGCGGATAGAGAAGAGCGAATCTTCGTGA